A single region of the Brassica rapa cultivar Chiifu-401-42 chromosome A03, CAAS_Brap_v3.01, whole genome shotgun sequence genome encodes:
- the LOC103856822 gene encoding uncharacterized protein LOC103856822 isoform X2, producing the protein MDPADERSHSKRQKEYFDMLQYTCDSEYGIPRRCSCGGRIIDEVRAKEEYDTLPGKRFFTCVNYEADGFHYRQPWVFGVQEQMERLLKRLEEAEEVMKWVPSLKNNIETLEAEAKGLSDQVDRLTGEVYNLTVQVSVLEKLCFD; encoded by the exons ATGGATCCCGCGGATGAGAGAAGCCATTCAAAGAGACAAAAGGAGTATTTTGACATGCTACAATACACTTGTGATTCAGAATATGGGATTCCTAGAAGGTGTTCCTGTGGTGGGAGAATCATCGACGAGGTTCGAGCCAAGGAGGAGTACGACACTCTTCCTGGGAAGAGGTTCTTCACGTGCGTCAACTACGAG gctgatgggtttcACTACCGTCAGCCTTGGGTGTTTGGTGTCCAGGAGCAGATGGAACGCTTACTCAAGCGTCTTGAGGAGGCTGAGGAGGTGATGAAGTGGGTGCCGAGTCTCAAAAACAATATTGAGACTCTGGAG GCCGAGGCAAAAGGGCTGAGTGACCAGGTTGATCGACTAACTGGGGAGGTTTACAACCTGACGGTGCAAGTGTCTGTGCTGGAGAAGCTCTGCTTCGACTAA